DNA from Amorphoplanes friuliensis DSM 7358:
AAGTCGGCTCTGGTCGTGGCCGCCTCCAAGAAGTACTGGCCGACCTCCGCGCCCAAGCTGAAGGTGCCGAGCCGGCTGGTGCTGGCCACGGCGTGGCACGAGAGCGGCTGGACGTCGAACTTCGTCAACTGCGACGGCGGGCACGGCCTGATGCAGGTGATGCCCGACACCGAGGCGTTCATCAACCAGCGCTTCGAGCAGTCGTACGAGAGCAGTGACTACAAGCAGAACGCCGTGCTCGGGGCCAACTATCTGGCCTGGCTGACCAAGGCGTTCGGCGACTCGTACTTCAAGGGCAAGTACGACCTGAGTGCGAGCAAGTGCAAGAGCACCAAGAGCATGTGCCTGCTCAATCTGGTGATCTCCGCGTACAACGTGGGGCGGGGCTCGGTGGACGAGGCGTGGGCCTCCAAGGAGCTGCCGAACCCCGTCTACGTCAACAGCGTCCGGTCGCTGATGAAGTCGTGTTACTGCGACCGGTACTGACTGCACCACCGGGTCACCGGGTCCCGGACCGGCCGCGTTACACTTGTGGGCGGAACCCGGGACTGTGCCCGCTGCTTTGACCCATTACCGAGCGCGGCTGTAGAGTCTCGGGGTTGTCGTGCGTTGAGATGCTGGCGAGCTCCTGACTTAGGCCCGTGCAGCACACACTAAGGAGCTTTGCGTAATGCCGCCCAAGAAAAAGACCCATGAGGTAACCCTCGCGCTTGAGGCGGGTAACGCCGCGATGGTCGACCTCGGCAAGATGCTCGGCCCGACCGGTGCCAACATGCGCGCGGTCAAGCTCGAGTACGACGAGGCCACGTCGAAGCAGCGGGGCGAGATCATCCCCGTCGTTGTCAGCGTCTTCGAGGACCGCAGCCACTCGCTGGTCTACAAGACCCCGCCGACGAGCTTCCTGATCCGTAAGGCTCTGGGCATCCAGTCGGGCGCGTCCAACCCGCTGACCCAGACCGTGGGCACGCTGAGCGCCGACCAGATCAAGCAGATCGCCGAGCGCAAGCTCCCCGACCTGAACGCCAACGACGTCGATGCCGCGATCAAGGTTGTCGCCGGCACCGCCCGCTCGATGGGTGTCAAGGTCGCTTAGTAAGACCTGAGAACGGCGCGGACCCGGGCGGGTCCGCGCCGTTTTTTCATGCGCCCTTGCCGACGACCTCGTCGATGAGGCCGTAGTCGCGGGCCTCGGCCGACGACAGGCTGCGCCCGGCGGAGAGGTCGTCCTCGATCCGGCTGCGGGACTGCCCGGTGACCTCGACCAGCCGCAACACGACCTCCTCGAGCTCCCGCAGGTGCTGCCCGGCGGCTGCGGCCACCTCGTCGGCGGTCCCGGTGACCCCGGCCGCGCGCGGCTCGGCCAGCTTGAAGCGGGCATGCCTGTACGCCGAGCGCCGTTCGGCCGCGGCCAGCACCGCCAGCACGGCCCCGCCGGCCTCGGACGTGACGACGGCGTGCACGGGCGCGGTCATCGCATCCATGACGTCGATGACGGCGTGGGCGGCGTTCAGGTCACCGCCGGAGCTGGCGATGTGCAGCTGGACCGGCTCGGGCCCGGCGGTGTCGAGGGTGAGCAGCGCCGCCGCGATGCCCGACGCCGCCTGGCCGGTGAGCGGACCACGGATCATGACGATGCGCTGGTCGAAGAGGCGTTCCTCGAGCCAGCCCGGCAGCTGCGGTCCGCCGCCCTGCCACGGGTCCGGCTGCGGGGGAGGGTTGGGTTGCCAGCGCAGGTTGGGTGTCACCGGGGATCCTCCGTGGGGCTCGAGGGGTTCCGAGTCTAGGTACGCGCACGGGTGATGGTGGCGTCGTTCAGCCCAGGGCGGACTAGAGTCGGTGTGACCCACTGCACACCGGGAGATCCGATGGACGAGACCCTGCAGCTCGATCCGGCCAGGACCGCGATCGTGCTGATCGAATACCAGAACGAGTTCACCTCGGACGGCGGTGTGCTGCACAACGCCGTCGCACCGGTGATGGACAAGACCGGGATGCTGGCCAACACCGTCGCGCTGGTCGACGCCGCCCGGGCCGCGGGTGTGACGATCATGCACGCGCCGATCACCTTCGCGCCGGGCTACGGCGAGCTGTCGCGCCACCCGTACGGGATCCTCAAGGGAGTCGTCGACGGCAACGCCTTCGTGAAGGGCACCTGGGGTGCGGCGATCGTCGATGACCTGACCCCGGCCGAGGGCGACATCCTCATCGAGGGCAAGCGTGGCCTCGACACCTTCGCCAGCACCAATCTCGACTTCATCCTGCGGGGGCGGGGTATCGAGACGGTGATCCTGGCGGGCTTCCTGACGAACTGCTGCGTCGAGTCGACGATGCGCAGCGCGTACGAGAACGGTTACCGGGTCATCACCCTGACCGACTGCACGGCGGCGACCTCACCCGAGGAGCACGACAACGCCATCGCGTACGACTACCCGATGTTCTCGCTGCCGATGGAGTCCACGAAGGTCACCGCCGCGCTGTAAAGGGTCACCAGCCCCGTTCACGCCATTCGGCCAGGTGGGGGCGTTCGGCGCCGAGGGTCGAGTCTTTGCCGTGGCCGGGGTAGAACCAGGTGTCGTCGGGCAGGCGGTCGAAGAGCTTGGTCTGCACGTCGGCGATCAGGGACGCGAAGTTCTTCTTGTTGCCACGGGTGTTGCCGACGCCGCCCGGGAAGAGGCTGTCGCCGGTCCACAGGTGGGCGGTGCCGCCGGGCTCGCGGTAGAGCAGCACGATGGAGCCCGGTGTGTGACCCACGACGTGGATCACCTCGAGGGTGCAGTCGCCGACCGCGATGGTGTCGCCGTCGTTCACCGTGCCGGTGACGACGGGGATCCCCGCGGCGTCGTCCGTGCCGGCGATCGAGGCCGCGCCGGTCTCCTTCACGACCTGCTGCAGGGCTCCCGTGTGGTCGGGGTGCTGGTGGGTCGTCACGACCGTGGCCAGGCCGGCCGGGCCGATCAGGTCGAGCAGGGTCTGCGCGTCGTTGGCGGCGTCGATCAGCAGCTGCGAGCCATCGGAGCGGCAGGTCAGCAGGTAGGCGTTGTTGTCCGTGGGGCCCACCGACACCTTCGTGACGGTGAGGCCGGCCAGTTCGCGGACGGCCGGTTCGCCGCCGCGGGTCACGTCTCCGGTGTAGGTCATGTCACTTCCACCTCGGGGGCTGGGGCAGCTCGCCCTCAGGCGAGACGGTCAGGTCGGCGCCGTCGCCGCGGCCCGAGAGCCACGCCGCGATCGAACGGGTCGGGCCGGCGACCGTGGGTGCGCCGTCGGCGTCGCCGATGGTCAGGGGGTGATCGACCCCGTGCGGGCGCAGCACCAGGGAGAGGTCGGAGGCGCCGGTGACGATCTCCCGGAGCAGCCGCAGGGCGAACGCGTCGTCCCAGTCCTCCGGCGAGTAGCCGGCGCCGAGGTCGACGTGGTGCACCTCGACCTCGCGCAGCCGGGCCCACGGGATCGCCGCCGCCGAGGCGCCGGTCGGCGGGATGAAGAAGGTCCAGGCCTCGGCCGGCATCGACGCGCCCGCGTCGGCGAGGCGTTCGTGGGCCTCGCGGATGTCGGCGATCTGCTCCGCCAGCGGCCGCTCGGCGCCCGCGTCGATGCCGTCGGTACGCGCGGCCGGCGACGCGTACGCGGGGGTCTCGACGCCGGTCCGCGCCCAGGTCAGGAGGTTGGTGTAGGCGTCGGCGTTACGGGCCACGTGGGTCAGGACGTGGCCGACCGTCCAGCCGGGCAGGGCCGACGGCGCTTTCACCGCGGCGTCGTCCAGCCCTTCGGCGGTACGGATCAGGCGTTCGGTGGCTTGCTCGACATCGGTCATCAGCACCAACGGGTCAACGGTCACGTGATCGACCCTAGCGGCGGAATTCGCTTTCGCGCCCGTGACCGCGTCCGTACCGTCTGTGCCAGACGTGAAGCGAGCAACCGCGGAGGGGGTGGGGAAGGTGCTGTCCGTCAATTCCCGGCTTCGCCCGGGAGTCCTGGCCTGAGATCCGGCCGAGCCTCCTCACACCCCAAAGGGTTTCCCATGTCTGACCTGCCCGCTCTGGGCTGGGGCGAGACACTTGCCTCCGCCTATCGTCCCTTCGACCGTCCCGACGCGCAGCCCGGGCGCGTGTTGCGCGCCGACCGCGGCGTCTGCACCGTTCTCGGCCCCTCCGGTGTCACCCGGGCCAGCCTCGCCGGCAGTGTGCTGCTCGGCGCGGCTCGCGACCCCGCCAACCTGCCCTGTGCCGGCGACTGGGTGGTCCTGCGCCGCTGGCCCGACCGGCGGACCACCGTGGAGGGTGTGCTTCCGCGGCGGACCGCGCTGATCCGGCGTACCGCCGACAAGGACGCGTCCGGGCAGGTCCTGGCCGCGAACATGGATGCCGTCGCGGTGGTCGAGCCGATGCATCCGGCGCCCGACGACGCCCGCGTCGAGCGTCTGCTCGCGCTGGCCTGGGAGTCCGGCGCCGAGCCGGTCATCGTGCTTTCCAAGAGCGACACCGCGAGCGACCCGCAGGCGGTCGCCCGTCAGCTCTCGTCGCTGGCTCCCCGGGTACGCGTCCTGGCCGTCAGCGTGCACGACGGCACCGGCGTCGAGGCGCTGCGGGAGTACGTGACTCCCGGCCGCACGCTGGCGTTGCTGGGTCGATCGGGCGCGGGCAAATCGTCGCTGGTCAACGCCCTGGCCGGCACCGACGTGATGGGTGTGCAGGAGATCCGGCGCGCCGACGGGAAGGGCCGGCACACCACCGCGTACCGGAGTCTGGTTTTGATCCCGGGAGGTGGCGCCGTCCTGGACACGCCGGGCATCCGGGGGGTCGGTCTGCTCGACACCGGTGAGGGCCTCGACAAGGCTTTTGCCGACGTGGCGGCGCTGGCTGAACGGTGTCGTTTCGGTGATTGTCGTCACGAGGACGAGCCCGGATGTGCGGTCGTCGCGGCGCTGGAGGACGGCAGTCTTTCGCCGCGACGCCTGGAGAGCTGGCGAAAGCTGCACCGGGAGGTCGCCGTCGAGAGCAGCCGGCGGGCCGCCCGCCTGGCCGGCCTCGCCGGTCCGTCCCGGCGCAGACCGCGCCGCTGACGCGGCCTCTGGCACAATTCACCGGTGCCCGCGGTGGATGAGGTCCTGGACGAGCCCGGCCTCTCCGTCGAGGCCGAGCCGAAAAAACGCGCCTATCGGTACGCCGATGTCTGGGCGGCGATCAGTTATCTCGCACTCGGGGTGCTGGTCCTGATCCAGTTGTGGATCAGCCCCGGCGGCCGCGTGCTGTCGTCCAACGACGACGACCACGGCTTCTTCTCCTTCGTGATGGCGCACGGGGAGCGGGTCGTCTTCCACGGCGCCAACCCGCTGTTCAGCGACCGGATGAACGTGCCGGACGGCGTCAACATGATGGCCAACACCACGGTGCTGGGCCTGAGCGTGCCGATGGCGCCGGTCACGCACTTCTTCGGCGTGGGCGTCTCGGTCGTCCTGCTGCTCACCCTCGGCCTCGCCGGTACGGCTTTTGCCTGGTATTGGGTGCTGTCGCGGCATCTGGTCACGAGCCGCGCCGCCGCGTGGATCGGCGGTCTGTGGTGCGGCTTCGCGCCGGCGATGGTGTCGCACGCCAACGGGCACATCAACTTCGTCTCGCTTTTTGTGGTGCCGTTCATCGTCCTGCAGGTGCTGCGGCTGCGCGAGCCCGGGCGGGTCGTCCGCGGCGGCATCATCCTCGGGCTGCTGGTGGTGCTGCAGGTCTTCATCAACGAGGAGACGCTGCTCTTCACGGCGCTCACCCTCGGCGTTTTTGTGATCGCGTACGCCGCCCTGGCCTGGCGGACCGCGGTCGGTTACGTGCGCCGGATGGCCGCCGGGCTCGGGGTGGCGATCGTGACGGCGCTGGTGCCGCTCGCGTACCCGTTGTACTTCCAGTTCACCGGGCCGCAGAGTTACAGCGGTCAGCCGTTCGAGCCGGGCAAGTTCGTCACCGACCTGCTCGCGCTCGGGGCGTACGCCCGGCAGTCACTGGCCGGCAACGGTGCGATCGCGCGAGCGCTCAGTGTGAGCCCGACCGAGGACAACACGTTCTTCGGCGTACCGATGCTGGTCATGATCGTGGTCTCGGTCGTCCTGTTGTGGCGCAACATCGCCGCGCGGTCCGCCGCGATCGCCGGTCTGGTCCTGCTGATCATTTCGATGGGCCCGGAGCTGCGCGTCGGCGGATACAACACCGGCATCCCGCTGCCGTTCGCGCTGATCGCCCACGTGCCGATCATCGACCTGGTCAGTGTCACCCGGTTCGGCATGGTTCCCGCGACGATCATCGGGCTGCTGCTCGCGCTGGCCGCCGACCGGGCGCCGCTGCTGCCACACCGCAAGCGGGTCGCGTTCGGGATCGGTCTGGCCCTGGCCATCGTGCCCGTGCTGCCGAAACCACTGCCCGTGGTCACCGCCGACCCGCTGCCACCGTTCATCGCGCAGCAGATGTGGCGTGACTACGTGCCCGGCAACCGGACGCTGGTCACCGTGCCGCTGCCCGAGGTCACCACCGGGCGGGCCGGGATGCGCTGGTTCGCGTTGTCCGGTCTGGATTATTCGGTGCCCCGCGGGTACTTCATGGGACCGGCGAACCCACCGGCCGACAAGACCGGATCGTGGAACGCCGCACCCAGGCCGACCTCCGACCTGTTACGCATTGCAGGGGCGTACGGTCGGATGCCGGTGGTCACGGGCGCCGACCGGCGGGCCGCGATCACCGACCTGACCTACTGGCGGGCCGCGGTCGTGGTGCTGGTTCCCGGCACCCCGAACCACGACCTGCTGCAAACGCTGGTCTCCGATCTGCTCGAGAAAGAGCCGCAGCAGGTCGGCGGCGTGCAGGTGTGGGACGTCCGGGACCAGGTTCGCCCGTCCGAGTGACGGGAATGCCCGGTCCTGCTCCAGCGCTGTTACTCGGCGGCGGAAAACTTGTCGTACCCCGCGGCTAGGGTGGCGGCGCCCATTGTCTTGACGTTACGGAGTGGCTGGCTGTGGCCGACCGACTGATCATTCGCGGCGCGCGGGAGCACAACCTGCGCGACGTCAACCTCGACCTGCCCCGCGACGCGATGATCGTTTTCACCGGTCTCAGCGGCTCGGGCAAGTCCAGCCTCGCCTTCGACACGATCTTCGCCGAGGGCCAGCGCCGATACGTGGAGTCGCTGTCGTCGTACGCACGGCAGTTCCTCGGGCAGATGGACAAGCCCGACGTCGACTTCATCGAAGGCCTGTCCCCGGCGGTGTCCATCGACCAGAAGTCGACCTCGCGCAACCCGCGGTCGACGGTCGGCACCATCACCGAGGTCTACGACTACCTGCGGCTGCTCTTCGCCCGGACGGGCATCCCGCACTGCCCGATCTGCGGCGAGCGGATCAGCAAGCAGTCGCCGCAGCAGATCGTCGACCGGGTCCTGGCCATGAAGGAAGGCACCCGGTTCATGGTCCTGGCGCCGGTCATCCGGGGCCGCAAGGGTGAGTACGTCGACCTCTTCGCCGAGCTGCAGTCCAAGGGTTACGCCCGCGCCCGCGTCGACGGCGTCGTGCACCCGCTGGCCGAGCCGCCCAAGCTGAAGAAGCAGGAGAAGCACACGATCGAGGTGGTCGTCGACCGCCTCAGCGTCAAGGCCTCCAGCAAGCAGCGGCTCACCGACTCGGTCGAGGCGACCCTGGCGCTGTCCGGTGGCATCGTGCTGCTCGACTTCGTCGACCTGCCCGAGGACGACCCGCAGCGTGAGCGCCGTTTCTCCGAGCACCTGGCCTGCCCCAACGACCACCCCCTGGCGATCGAGGACCTCGAGCCGCGAGTGTTCTCCTTCAACGCGCCCTACGGCGCCTGCCCGGAGTGCACCGGTCTGGGCACCAAGAAGGAGGTCGACCCGGAGCTGATCGTCCCGGACGACGAGCGCAGCCTCCGCGAGGGCGCGATCCAGCCGTGGTCCGGCGGCTCGACCCTCGAATACTTCCTGCGCCTGCTCGAGGCCCTGGCCAAGGCCGAGAAGTTCAGCCTCGACACCCCGTGGCGGCAGCTGCCCAGCCGCGCGCAGAAGACGATCCTCTACGGCTCCGAGGACCAGGTCCACGTCCGCTACCGCAACAAGTACGGCCGCGAGCGCTCGTACTACACCGGCTTCGAGGGTGTGGTGCAGTGGATCGAGCGCCGGCACGGCGACACCGAGAGCGACTGGTCGCGCGACAAGTACGAAGGCTACATGCGCGACATCCCGTGCCCGGCCTGCGGCGGCACCCGGCTCAAGCCGGAGGTCCTGGCGGTCACGATCGCGGGCAAGAGCATCGCCGAGGTCTGCAACCTGTCGGTCGGCGAGTGCGCCGAGCTGCTGGCGACGATCGAGCTCACCGACCGCGAGAAGATGATCGCCGAGCGTGTGCTCAAGGAGATCAACGCGCGGCTGCGCTTCCTCGTCGACGTCGGCCTGGACTACCTGTCGCTGGACCGCGGCGCGGGCACCCTGTCCGGTGGTGAGGCGCAGCGCATCCGGCTCGCCACACAGATCGGCTCCGGCCTGGTCGGCGTCCTCTACGTGCTCGACGAGCCGTCCATCGGCCTGCACCAGCGCGACAACCACCGCCTGATCGAGACCCTGGTCCGGCTCAAGAAACTCGGCAACACCCTGATCGTGGTCGAGCACGACGAGGAGACCATCCGTACGGCGGACTGGATCGTCGACATCGGTCCCGGCGCGGGCGAGCACGGCGGCAAGATCGTGCACAGCGGCTCGGTCAAGGGGCTGCTGGCCAACAAGGAGTCGCCGACCGGTGCGTACCTGTCGGGTCGTAAGAAGATCCCGACGCCGGCCACACGCCGGGTGCAGGAGCCGGGCCGTGAGCTCGTCGTGCAGGGCGCGCGCGAGCACAACCTGCGCAACATCACCGTCGGCTTCCCGCTGGGGCAGTTCATCGCCGTCACCGGCGTGAGCGGCTCGGGCAAGTCGACGCTGGTCAACGACATCCTCTACACCGTGCTGGCCAACCAGATCAACGGCGCGCGGATGGTGCCGGGCCGGCACACCCGGATCACCGGCCTGGAGAACGTCGACAAGGTCGTCGGGGTGGACCAGTCGCCGATCGGGCGGACGCCGCGGTCCAACCCCGCGACGTACACCGGTGTCTTCGACAACGTCCGCAAGCTCTTCGCGGAGACGACCGAGGCGAAGGTCCGCGGGTACGGCCCGGGCCGGTTCTCGTTCAACGTCAAGGGCGGTCGCTGCGAGAACTGCTCCGGCGACGGCACGATCAAGATCGAGATGAACTTCCTGCCCGACGTGTACGTGCCGTGCGAGGTCTGCAAGGGCGCCCGGTACAACCGCGAGACCCTCGAGGTGCACTACAAGGGCAAGACGATCTCCGAGGTCCTGCAGATGCCGATCGAGGAGGCCGCCGGCTTCTTCGAGGCGATCCCCGCGATCCACCGGCACCTCAAGACGCTGGTCGACGTCGGTCTCGGCTACGTCCGCCTGGGCCAGCCCGCGCCGACACTCTCCGGCGGTGAGGCGCAGCGGGTCAAGCTCGCCTCCGAGCTGCAGAAACGCTCCACCGGCCGGACCGTCTACGTGCTCGACGAGCCGACCACCGGCCTGCACTTCGAGGACATCCGCAAGCTCCTGCTGGTCCTCAACGGCCTGGTCGACAAGGGCAACACGGTCATCACGATCGAGCACAACCTCGACGTGATCAAGAACGCCGACTGGCTGATCGACATGGGTCCCGAGGGCGGCAACAAGGGCGGGCTGGTGCTCGCCACCGGCACACCCGAGGAGCTCGCCGACGTCCCGGACAGTCACACCGGGCAATATCTGCGCCCGATGCTCGGACTGACCGGCGAACCGGCCGGCGCGGCAGAGGCCCTGGCCCGCGCGGCCAAGGCCAACGGCGCCCCGAAGCCGGCCACCAAGCCGCGCGCGACCCGCTCACGCGCCAAGGCCGCCGTCTGACACACAGGTAACACACAGCTACGAAGCAGCGCCCGCCTCCGACCTGGGGGCGGGCGTTCGCACGCCCGGGAAATTAAGGCGAAACACAGCAACCACGCCGATAATTTCCCGCAGGCTCATGAACCACATCGGTGACGAGAGCGTATGTACAAGCAACGCCGCGTGACGTAAGCGCGCGGCTCAGGGGTTAAGGAAAGGTTCGAATCATATGACTGACGTGCAGACGAGGCCTGAAACGCAAGCTCCGGCGCAGGAACCGGCCCGGGCGGGAGTCGCTTCGTCGCGGCGCGTCGTGCTCGTCGGCGCCGGCGCGCTCGGCGCCGGGTGCCTGCTGGCAGCGTGCGGGACGGACTCGACCGGCACCGGCAGCAACGGCGCCAACGGTGGCGACTTCAGCAACGACCCCGCGCCCGCGGGCAGCAAGGGCGCCGACGCCGGTGGCACCTCGACCTCCGGCGGCGACTCGGGCGGCTCCGCGCTGGCCCTGGTGGCCGACATCCCCGAGGGCGGCGGTGTGATCAAGGGCGACTACGTCATCACCCAGCCCGCCTCGGGCACCTTCAAGGCGTTCAGCAAGGTCTGCACCCACGCGGGCTGCGACGTCAGCAAGGTCGACGCCGGCGTCATCACCTGCCCGTGCCACGGCAGCACCTTCTCCATCGAGGACGGTTCGCCGACCGGTGGCCCCGCCACCAAGGCGCTGCCCGAGACCAAGGTCAAGGTGGACGGCGACAACATCGTCGCGGCCTGAGAAATCTTGGGGTCGGCCCTGACCTGCCGACACGGCCGGCCCCAGCACGTTTCCGGCCGGAGGCCCGACGCCGTGGCGGCGGCAACGGACCTCCGGTCGGACAATCATGTCAGGGGTCCGCACTAGTGTTGAGTGCGTGCCTGACCCGTCCAGCTACCGTCCGGCGCCGGGGACCGTTCCCGATGCTCCCGGTGTCTACCGCTTCCGTGATCCCACCGGCCGTGTCATCTACGTGGGCAAGGCCAAGAGCCTCCGCAACCGGCTGAATTCGTACTTCGCCGACACCTGGACCATGCACGCGCGGACCCAGCAGATGGTCACCACCGCGGCCGCGGTCGACTGGGTCACCGTCGCCACCGAGGTCGAGGCGCTCCAGCTGGAGTTCTCCTGGATCAAGGAGTTCGACCCGCGGTTCAACGTCAAGTACCGCGACGACAAGTCCTACCCGTTCCTCGCCGTCACCCTCAACGAGGAATACCCTCGCCTGCAGGTCATGCGTGGTGCCAAGCGCAAAGGCGTCCGCTACTTCGGGCCCTACTCGCACGCCTGGGCCATCCGCGAGACCCTCGACCTGCTGCTGCGCGTCTTCCCGGCCCGCACCTGCTCCAGCGGCGTCTTCAAACGCGCCGGCCAGATCGGCCGCCCCTGCCTCCTCGGCTACATCGGCAAATGCTCGGCGCCCTGCGTCGGCACGGTCTCCGCCGAGCAGCACCGCGAGATCGTCGACGACTTCTGCGACTTCATGGCCGGCCGCACCGACACGTTCGTCAAACGCCTCGAGCGCGACATGCTCGACGCGTCCGAGCAGCTCGAGTTCGAAAAAGCCGCCCGCCTCCGCGACGACATCGCCGCCCTGCGCAAAGCCATGGAAAAGCAGACGGTCGTCCTCGGTGACGGCACCGACGCAGACGTGGTCGCCTTCGCCGAGGACCCCCTCGAAGCCGCGGTCCAGGTCTTCCACGTCCGCGACGGCCGCATCCGGGGCCAGCGCGGCTGGGTCGTCGAAAAAGTCGAGGACCTCACCACCGGCGACCTGGTGCACCACTTCTGCACCCAGGTCTACGGCGACGAACACGGCGAGAACGACGTCCCCCGCGAACTCCTCGTCCCGGCCCTGCCGCCGGACTCGCAGGCCCTGGAGAACTGGCTGTCCGAACACCGCGGCAGCCGCGTCAGCCTCCGCGTGCCCCAGCGCGGCGACAAACGCTCGCTGCTCGAAACGGTCGCGCGCAACGCCGGCGAA
Protein-coding regions in this window:
- a CDS encoding transglycosylase SLT domain-containing protein codes for the protein MNRRLSWLVTALAGALLVSGCGIFGGNDEVPVSVAAPLPSASEPESVVDPVETDEPESEVTPEPSPSKSKAKPKKAKPTPTEDPNNFQLPPCAEREGKEVSKSKAKSALVVAASKKYWPTSAPKLKVPSRLVLATAWHESGWTSNFVNCDGGHGLMQVMPDTEAFINQRFEQSYESSDYKQNAVLGANYLAWLTKAFGDSYFKGKYDLSASKCKSTKSMCLLNLVISAYNVGRGSVDEAWASKELPNPVYVNSVRSLMKSCYCDRY
- a CDS encoding uL11 family ribosomal protein, translating into MPPKKKTHEVTLALEAGNAAMVDLGKMLGPTGANMRAVKLEYDEATSKQRGEIIPVVVSVFEDRSHSLVYKTPPTSFLIRKALGIQSGASNPLTQTVGTLSADQIKQIAERKLPDLNANDVDAAIKVVAGTARSMGVKVA
- a CDS encoding ATP-dependent Clp protease proteolytic subunit; protein product: MTPNLRWQPNPPPQPDPWQGGGPQLPGWLEERLFDQRIVMIRGPLTGQAASGIAAALLTLDTAGPEPVQLHIASSGGDLNAAHAVIDVMDAMTAPVHAVVTSEAGGAVLAVLAAAERRSAYRHARFKLAEPRAAGVTGTADEVAAAAGQHLRELEEVVLRLVEVTGQSRSRIEDDLSAGRSLSSAEARDYGLIDEVVGKGA
- a CDS encoding cysteine hydrolase encodes the protein MDETLQLDPARTAIVLIEYQNEFTSDGGVLHNAVAPVMDKTGMLANTVALVDAARAAGVTIMHAPITFAPGYGELSRHPYGILKGVVDGNAFVKGTWGAAIVDDLTPAEGDILIEGKRGLDTFASTNLDFILRGRGIETVILAGFLTNCCVESTMRSAYENGYRVITLTDCTAATSPEEHDNAIAYDYPMFSLPMESTKVTAAL
- a CDS encoding MBL fold metallo-hydrolase, with the translated sequence MTYTGDVTRGGEPAVRELAGLTVTKVSVGPTDNNAYLLTCRSDGSQLLIDAANDAQTLLDLIGPAGLATVVTTHQHPDHTGALQQVVKETGAASIAGTDDAAGIPVVTGTVNDGDTIAVGDCTLEVIHVVGHTPGSIVLLYREPGGTAHLWTGDSLFPGGVGNTRGNKKNFASLIADVQTKLFDRLPDDTWFYPGHGKDSTLGAERPHLAEWRERGW
- a CDS encoding maleylpyruvate isomerase family mycothiol-dependent enzyme — translated: MTVDPLVLMTDVEQATERLIRTAEGLDDAAVKAPSALPGWTVGHVLTHVARNADAYTNLLTWARTGVETPAYASPAARTDGIDAGAERPLAEQIADIREAHERLADAGASMPAEAWTFFIPPTGASAAAIPWARLREVEVHHVDLGAGYSPEDWDDAFALRLLREIVTGASDLSLVLRPHGVDHPLTIGDADGAPTVAGPTRSIAAWLSGRGDGADLTVSPEGELPQPPRWK
- the rsgA gene encoding ribosome small subunit-dependent GTPase A produces the protein MSDLPALGWGETLASAYRPFDRPDAQPGRVLRADRGVCTVLGPSGVTRASLAGSVLLGAARDPANLPCAGDWVVLRRWPDRRTTVEGVLPRRTALIRRTADKDASGQVLAANMDAVAVVEPMHPAPDDARVERLLALAWESGAEPVIVLSKSDTASDPQAVARQLSSLAPRVRVLAVSVHDGTGVEALREYVTPGRTLALLGRSGAGKSSLVNALAGTDVMGVQEIRRADGKGRHTTAYRSLVLIPGGGAVLDTPGIRGVGLLDTGEGLDKAFADVAALAERCRFGDCRHEDEPGCAVVAALEDGSLSPRRLESWRKLHREVAVESSRRAARLAGLAGPSRRRPRR
- the uvrA gene encoding excinuclease ABC subunit UvrA; this encodes MADRLIIRGAREHNLRDVNLDLPRDAMIVFTGLSGSGKSSLAFDTIFAEGQRRYVESLSSYARQFLGQMDKPDVDFIEGLSPAVSIDQKSTSRNPRSTVGTITEVYDYLRLLFARTGIPHCPICGERISKQSPQQIVDRVLAMKEGTRFMVLAPVIRGRKGEYVDLFAELQSKGYARARVDGVVHPLAEPPKLKKQEKHTIEVVVDRLSVKASSKQRLTDSVEATLALSGGIVLLDFVDLPEDDPQRERRFSEHLACPNDHPLAIEDLEPRVFSFNAPYGACPECTGLGTKKEVDPELIVPDDERSLREGAIQPWSGGSTLEYFLRLLEALAKAEKFSLDTPWRQLPSRAQKTILYGSEDQVHVRYRNKYGRERSYYTGFEGVVQWIERRHGDTESDWSRDKYEGYMRDIPCPACGGTRLKPEVLAVTIAGKSIAEVCNLSVGECAELLATIELTDREKMIAERVLKEINARLRFLVDVGLDYLSLDRGAGTLSGGEAQRIRLATQIGSGLVGVLYVLDEPSIGLHQRDNHRLIETLVRLKKLGNTLIVVEHDEETIRTADWIVDIGPGAGEHGGKIVHSGSVKGLLANKESPTGAYLSGRKKIPTPATRRVQEPGRELVVQGAREHNLRNITVGFPLGQFIAVTGVSGSGKSTLVNDILYTVLANQINGARMVPGRHTRITGLENVDKVVGVDQSPIGRTPRSNPATYTGVFDNVRKLFAETTEAKVRGYGPGRFSFNVKGGRCENCSGDGTIKIEMNFLPDVYVPCEVCKGARYNRETLEVHYKGKTISEVLQMPIEEAAGFFEAIPAIHRHLKTLVDVGLGYVRLGQPAPTLSGGEAQRVKLASELQKRSTGRTVYVLDEPTTGLHFEDIRKLLLVLNGLVDKGNTVITIEHNLDVIKNADWLIDMGPEGGNKGGLVLATGTPEELADVPDSHTGQYLRPMLGLTGEPAGAAEALARAAKANGAPKPATKPRATRSRAKAAV
- a CDS encoding Rieske (2Fe-2S) protein gives rise to the protein MTDVQTRPETQAPAQEPARAGVASSRRVVLVGAGALGAGCLLAACGTDSTGTGSNGANGGDFSNDPAPAGSKGADAGGTSTSGGDSGGSALALVADIPEGGGVIKGDYVITQPASGTFKAFSKVCTHAGCDVSKVDAGVITCPCHGSTFSIEDGSPTGGPATKALPETKVKVDGDNIVAA